Part of the Halalkalibacter krulwichiae genome is shown below.
ATCATTCAGTAAATATTGCTGAAGTAGTTATTGGTGAGGAGAATTAAGCAATACTTTCTTAAGAGCCATCAATAGCAAGTGCTTCATCTCATAGGTGTCCCAAAAGATCTTTGACGTTTTGGGACACCTTTTCTAATAAAAACTCTTATGAAGAAAAGTGCTTGTATAGCAAGATCATGTGTGTTACATTGAATCAGTACTGACTGAAAAAGTTTTTTAGTGAAAGGTATTGACGAGAGTTTGAAGCCGTGATATTATAATTCTTGTCTTTAAGAAACTATTCCACAGTAGCTCAGTGGTAGAGCAATCGGCTGTTAACCGATCGGTCGTAGGTTCGAGTCCTACCTGTGGAGCCATAATTATGGCGGCGTAGCTCAGCTGGCTAGAGCGTACGGTTCATACCCGTGAGGTCGTGGGTTCGATTCCCTCCGCCGCTATTATTTAATTGAATAAGTTTACTTTTATGGCGATTGTGGCGAAGTGGTTAACGCATCGGATTGTGGTTCCGACATTCGTGGGTTCGATTCCCATCAGTCGCCCCATAAAGGACCCTTAGCTCAGTTGGTCAGAGCAGTCGGCTCATAACCGATCGGTCGTAGGTTCGAGTCCTACAGGGTCCACCATTTAGTTTATTCGGAGGAATACCCAAGTCCGGCTGAAGGGATCGGTCTTGAAAACCGACAGGCGGGTTAAACCGCGCGGGGGTTCGAATCCCTCTTCCTCCGCCATTACTTACATATATAAAAGGATCTGCACAAGCAGATCCTTTTTTTAATACATTTGGAAAGTTGTGTTTCTTATAGTGAAGCCCAATATAATGAACCAAATGCTATGCAGAAGCAAGCAAAGAAAGTTAACCTCGTATGCTCTACTAAAGAAATAATCCACTTTATCCCAACTAAAGCAGACAAAAATGAAGTGATGAAGGCGATAGATAAGGCCAGTAGTTGGGTCTCCTTATAACTTCGTATAAGTTCTGGTAGCTTAACAATACTCATGCCGAAAAAAACAGGAATGGAAAGAATAATTGTGTAACGAAGTGCCGTTTGTTTATTTATTCGAAGTGAGAGGGCTAAAAATAATGAACTCCCAGTCCTAGATATACCTGGAATGAGGGAAGCTACTTGACCGAAGCCAATGATAATGGCATCCTTCCATGTTAAATCTTTATGCGAACGATTCCCAGGAGAAAGGCCGTGTTCTATAAGGATAAGCAGAAACCCAGAGGTAATTAACGAGACGGCTACTGTTTCAGGTGTTGTAAACGTCTCTCCAATATTAGTTTCTAAAAATGTCATTATACCAATAGTTGTGATGGTTGAAATGAAAATGAGGATTGTGAATTGGTAATTTGATTTTGAATCATTATTTTTTTCTTTACTATATGACCAGAAATCTTGGAGGATATTAAGAAGTTCTTGTCGAAAATAAAAAATAACGGCTAATACGGAGGCAATATGTAGAAATGTCTCGAAAGCAAGTTTGAAATCTTCACCAATACTAATATCAAGTAGCCTCTGAGTCATTAACATCAGAGCGGTACTAGAAATTGGTAAAAATTCAGACAGGCCTTGGATTAAGCCCAGTAGGAATGCCTCAAAATAACTCATGTGAAAGTACCCTCCAATACTTTTGATCTTAAACGTATCATACTTTTCATTTATAAGAGCTCTAACCATATTTATTAACATGTCCATTTGTTATGACTCGTTTATTTCAAGTGTTTAAAGGGTAGAGTAATCTTGTCTGCATTGCTGAAAAAATAATAAGCATATTGATTGCAACAATGCTCAAATTTTGGTAATGTAAGAACTGGAAGACTTATGAAACATTTGTGTTGAAAAAGTCAACATATCATTTTAGAGGAGGAATTACAAATGGCATACGAATTACCACAATTACCTTATGCAGCAAACGCACTAGAACCACATATTGATGAGGCAACAATGAACATTCACCACGGTAAGCATCACGCAACTTATATTGCTAAGTTAAATGCAGCTTTAGAAGGACACGAAGAGCTTGCTGGAAAGAGCATTGAAGAGTTAGTTGCTAACTTAGATGCTGTTCCTGAGAACATTCGCGGAGCTGTCCGTAATAATGGAGGAGGACATGCGAACCACTCATTATTCTGGCAACTTCTTAGCCCGAATGGAGGAGGAGCTCCTACAGGCGAACTAGCAGATGCAATCAATTCAACATTTGGAAGCTTAGAAGCATTCAAAGAAGAATTTGCTAACGCTGGTGCTAACCGTTTTGGTTCAGGTTGGGCTTGGTTAGTTGTTGATGGTGGCAAACTTGCTGTTACTAGTACTCCAAACCAAGATACTCCTCTTATGGAAGGTAAAACACCGATCCTTGGACTAGATGTGTGGGAGCATGCTTATTACTTAAATTATCAAAACCGTCGCCCTGATTATATTAACGCATTCTGGAATGTTGTTAATTGGGATGAAGTTGCAAAGCTTTATAACGAAGCAAAATAAATACTTAGAAAAGGACCTGAGTTAATTCTCAGGTTCTTTTT
Proteins encoded:
- a CDS encoding undecaprenyl-diphosphate phosphatase, which translates into the protein MSYFEAFLLGLIQGLSEFLPISSTALMLMTQRLLDISIGEDFKLAFETFLHIASVLAVIFYFRQELLNILQDFWSYSKEKNNDSKSNYQFTILIFISTITTIGIMTFLETNIGETFTTPETVAVSLITSGFLLILIEHGLSPGNRSHKDLTWKDAIIIGFGQVASLIPGISRTGSSLFLALSLRINKQTALRYTIILSIPVFFGMSIVKLPELIRSYKETQLLALSIAFITSFLSALVGIKWIISLVEHTRLTFFACFCIAFGSLYWASL
- a CDS encoding superoxide dismutase; protein product: MAYELPQLPYAANALEPHIDEATMNIHHGKHHATYIAKLNAALEGHEELAGKSIEELVANLDAVPENIRGAVRNNGGGHANHSLFWQLLSPNGGGAPTGELADAINSTFGSLEAFKEEFANAGANRFGSGWAWLVVDGGKLAVTSTPNQDTPLMEGKTPILGLDVWEHAYYLNYQNRRPDYINAFWNVVNWDEVAKLYNEAK